A region from the Eptesicus fuscus isolate TK198812 chromosome 1, DD_ASM_mEF_20220401, whole genome shotgun sequence genome encodes:
- the LOC103302139 gene encoding 40S ribosomal protein S25-like — translation MLLKDDKKKDAGKLAKKDKNLVNKSGGKAKKKWSKGEVQDKLNNLVLFDKATYDKLCKEVPNYKLITPAVVFNRLKIHGSLARAALKELLNKGLIKLVSKHGAQVIYTRNTKDRDAPAAGENA, via the coding sequence ATGCTGCTCAAGGACGACAAGAAGAAAGATGCTGGAAAGTTGGCCAAGAAAGACAAAAACCTTGTGAACAAGTCAGGGGGCAAGGCCAAAAAGAAGTGGTCCAAAGGCGAAGTTCAGGACAAGCTCAATAACCTGGTCTTGTTTGACAAAGCCACATATGACAAGCTCTGTAAGGAAGTTCCCAACTATAAGCTGATAACCCCAGCTGTGGTCTTCAATAGGCTAAAGATTCATGGCTCCTTGGCCAGGGCAGCCCTTAAGGAGCTCCTTAATAAAGGACTTATTAAACTAGTCTCAAAGCATGGAGCTCAAGTGATTTATACCAGAAACACCAAAGATCGGGATGCCCCAGCTGCTGGAGAAAATGCATGA